A section of the Pseudovibrio sp. M1P-2-3 genome encodes:
- a CDS encoding SCO family protein — translation MKLAKIIRYGAWAAIAALVFSIAALSIDSLRNNEQIASAPTVKIGGPFSLLDKNGNSYTEANLGGKPSLMFFGFTYCPDVCPTTLADMQLWIDDLGDKAEDVNFIFISVDPERDTPEVIGDYVAAFSEKIQPLTGSREQVDTVIKAFRVYARKVPLEDGDYTMDHTAPVYMMDADNNFTGTIGYGEIPEVALEKIRKLLSTS, via the coding sequence ATGAAACTAGCGAAAATAATTCGCTATGGCGCGTGGGCAGCGATTGCTGCCCTCGTGTTTAGCATAGCAGCTCTCTCGATAGATTCCCTTAGAAACAACGAGCAAATTGCATCAGCACCTACGGTGAAAATTGGTGGCCCGTTTTCTCTATTGGACAAAAATGGGAATAGCTATACGGAAGCCAACCTAGGTGGGAAACCATCGCTTATGTTCTTTGGCTTCACCTACTGTCCCGATGTCTGCCCAACCACACTTGCCGATATGCAATTATGGATAGATGATCTGGGTGACAAAGCAGAGGATGTAAACTTCATATTCATTTCCGTAGACCCTGAAAGAGACACTCCAGAAGTCATTGGCGATTACGTTGCAGCATTCAGCGAAAAAATCCAGCCTTTGACCGGATCTAGAGAACAAGTCGACACTGTTATTAAGGCTTTCCGTGTGTATGCTAGAAAAGTACCGTTGGAAGACGGTGATTACACAATGGACCATACTGCACCGGTCTATATGATGGATGCCGATAACAATTTCACCGGGACAATTGGTTACGGAGAAATCCCGGAAGTCGCTCTAGAGAAAATACGCAAACTTCTCTCCACATCCTGA
- a CDS encoding histidine phosphatase family protein: MAVKDQTITNESITPAAKMAPTPIFFIRHGETDWNAEGRLQGQQDIPLNNRGREQARRNGRVLRAYLKNVGISTESLNFVSSPMARTRESMELLREELGLAREDYVQDERLKEITFGVMEGKTLPEVDELMPQYGAARREDKWGFVHPEGESYELLSLRIQSWLVTQSRPLVVVSHGGVLRVLRGLLEGHKTHVIPKLPVPQDEVFLWRDQKGCWL; the protein is encoded by the coding sequence ATGGCAGTTAAAGACCAGACCATCACGAATGAGAGCATCACTCCCGCAGCAAAAATGGCGCCGACGCCAATATTTTTTATTCGTCATGGCGAAACAGACTGGAACGCTGAAGGACGACTGCAAGGCCAACAGGATATTCCGCTAAATAATCGGGGGCGCGAGCAGGCAAGGCGTAACGGTCGTGTCTTGAGGGCTTATCTCAAAAATGTAGGTATCAGCACTGAAAGCCTGAATTTCGTTAGCTCTCCAATGGCACGTACTCGTGAGAGTATGGAGCTTTTACGTGAAGAACTTGGTTTAGCACGTGAGGACTATGTACAAGACGAGAGATTGAAAGAGATCACCTTTGGGGTAATGGAAGGTAAAACTTTGCCCGAGGTGGATGAGCTTATGCCTCAGTATGGAGCTGCCCGCAGAGAAGACAAGTGGGGATTTGTTCATCCTGAAGGGGAGAGCTATGAATTGCTTTCACTAAGAATACAAAGTTGGCTTGTTACACAATCCAGACCGTTGGTTGTTGTCTCCCATGGAGGTGTCCTACGTGTTCTAAGGGGACTGCTGGAAGGGCATAAGACTCATGTTATCCCTAAACTGCCAGTTCCACAGGATGAGGTCTTTCTTTGGAGGGACCAAAAGGGATGTTGGTTATAA
- the ribB gene encoding 3,4-dihydroxy-2-butanone-4-phosphate synthase has translation MNLDEWLVKNREKRSAFAKRAGLSPASVSALCNDPNAWISRDMAQKITEATAGQVTPNDFLGLKQTKEYAVSQTRVAEALRAFENGEMVVVTDDDDRENEGDLIVAASKITPEQMAFIVRHTSGIVCAPMTGETARRLRLDPMVNNNDAPLATAFTVSVDYAPGLTTGISADERCSTVRALANPNVGAVDFVRPGHVFPLIAKDGGVLIRSGHTEAAVDLCKLTGLPEVGVISELVNDDGTVKRGDDVAAFAKEHNLKMVSVADLIAWRQRNESFVERAGEQEIETPFGKATAISYTTPFDNMGHLAIVYGDIRDGRDVPVRLQLESVLDDVFGRAKSLQPVMEDFAKRKRGIIVYLREGAVGVARSSVRQRTGLDAAENEEHDSAKVRDENWREVGLGAQILKDLGVTSIRVLASRERHYVGLEGFGIEIEQTEIFGD, from the coding sequence ATGAATCTGGATGAATGGCTAGTGAAAAACAGAGAGAAGCGCAGCGCCTTTGCAAAGCGTGCTGGTTTGTCTCCTGCATCTGTAAGTGCTCTGTGTAACGATCCCAATGCTTGGATATCCAGAGATATGGCTCAGAAAATTACTGAGGCAACTGCTGGACAGGTAACGCCAAATGATTTTCTCGGTCTCAAACAAACTAAGGAGTATGCTGTGTCTCAGACTCGTGTAGCGGAAGCTCTTCGCGCCTTCGAAAACGGTGAAATGGTCGTTGTAACGGATGATGATGACCGTGAAAATGAAGGGGATTTGATCGTTGCAGCAAGTAAGATAACGCCCGAACAAATGGCATTTATCGTACGCCATACTTCGGGAATTGTTTGTGCTCCTATGACTGGAGAAACAGCACGCCGCCTTCGCCTTGATCCGATGGTGAACAATAATGATGCTCCTCTTGCCACTGCGTTTACTGTTTCTGTTGACTACGCGCCAGGCTTAACAACAGGTATCTCGGCTGATGAGCGTTGCTCTACAGTCAGAGCTCTTGCTAACCCGAATGTGGGAGCTGTGGATTTTGTACGCCCTGGGCATGTGTTCCCGCTTATCGCGAAGGATGGCGGCGTTCTTATTCGCTCAGGCCATACAGAAGCCGCCGTTGACCTGTGTAAACTAACAGGTCTTCCGGAAGTTGGGGTGATCAGTGAGTTGGTCAATGACGATGGTACTGTGAAACGCGGTGATGATGTTGCGGCATTTGCCAAAGAGCATAACCTGAAGATGGTGAGTGTCGCCGACTTGATAGCGTGGCGACAGCGCAATGAGTCTTTTGTTGAGCGGGCTGGTGAACAGGAAATCGAAACCCCCTTCGGTAAAGCTACAGCAATATCTTACACAACGCCTTTTGATAATATGGGCCACTTGGCGATCGTCTACGGGGATATTCGCGATGGTCGGGATGTTCCGGTTCGCCTTCAGCTGGAATCAGTTCTTGATGATGTTTTTGGCCGCGCTAAATCTTTACAACCCGTTATGGAAGACTTTGCCAAACGTAAAAGGGGTATTATCGTATACCTAAGAGAAGGTGCGGTTGGTGTGGCTCGCTCTTCAGTGCGCCAAAGAACTGGTCTGGATGCTGCTGAAAATGAAGAGCATGATTCAGCAAAGGTTCGTGATGAAAATTGGCGTGAAGTTGGGCTAGGAGCACAGATTCTTAAAGATCTGGGTGTTACTTCTATTCGAGTCTTAGCATCGCGAGAACGCCACTATGTTGGCTTGGAAGGTTTTGGTATCGAGATCGAGCAGACGGAGATCTTTGGAGATTAA
- a CDS encoding class I SAM-dependent RNA methyltransferase → MTQNSTLQIDRLAHKGDGVAINNGEQVFIALTLPQELVEAEQVGSRFELNRIIEPSPERVEPICLHFGSCGGCTLQHASSTLYSAFKRQQIIEALKSRGIEHPVEEVVPCPPQSRRRAVLTAVKAGHKILMGYHGAKSHRLVDIKECPVLLPEITEALPNLRKLASKVIGRKGELKITVTSTESGLDICLNGLGKNFEKYFLELSQDAMEFSFARLTAEGETVLELKKPNLHMGEVLVTPPSGGFLQATQQAEDEMADLVLEGLNGCKKVIDLFAGSGTFTFRLAKQASVLAVESDAKSLKALDEAKRQASKLKKVEVQRRDLFRRPLTKAEIYQFGKGYDGVVIDPPRSGALEQSKELAQSSVKRIVSVSCNPATFARDLKVLTDGNFKITKIVPVDQFLYSPHVEVVALLENTAN, encoded by the coding sequence ATGACACAAAACAGCACCCTTCAAATAGACCGTCTGGCTCATAAAGGCGATGGCGTAGCAATAAACAATGGCGAGCAAGTTTTCATAGCGCTCACACTTCCTCAGGAATTGGTGGAAGCGGAACAAGTTGGTAGCCGCTTTGAACTGAACCGGATCATTGAACCCAGCCCAGAGCGCGTGGAACCTATTTGCCTGCACTTTGGTTCCTGTGGTGGTTGCACCCTTCAGCATGCCTCCTCGACACTCTACAGTGCTTTTAAGCGCCAGCAGATCATTGAGGCGCTTAAATCCCGCGGCATTGAACATCCAGTTGAAGAGGTTGTCCCGTGCCCACCACAGTCCCGCAGACGGGCCGTCCTCACGGCAGTCAAGGCCGGCCACAAAATTCTCATGGGTTATCATGGGGCAAAGTCACACCGCCTCGTTGATATCAAAGAGTGTCCTGTTCTCCTGCCAGAAATAACAGAGGCATTGCCAAACCTTCGCAAGCTTGCATCAAAAGTCATTGGGCGCAAGGGAGAGTTGAAAATTACCGTCACGAGCACGGAAAGCGGCTTGGATATCTGCTTGAATGGCCTAGGCAAAAATTTTGAAAAGTATTTTCTCGAACTTTCGCAGGATGCGATGGAGTTTAGTTTTGCACGTCTTACCGCAGAAGGAGAGACTGTACTTGAACTAAAGAAACCCAACTTACATATGGGCGAGGTTCTCGTTACGCCCCCTTCAGGAGGCTTTTTGCAAGCCACGCAGCAAGCTGAAGACGAAATGGCTGATCTGGTACTGGAAGGTTTGAATGGTTGCAAGAAAGTTATCGACCTGTTTGCTGGAAGTGGCACGTTTACCTTCAGACTGGCCAAACAGGCGAGCGTACTTGCAGTAGAAAGTGACGCAAAGTCCCTTAAGGCTCTGGATGAGGCCAAACGTCAGGCGAGCAAACTGAAAAAGGTGGAAGTGCAAAGGCGAGACCTTTTCCGCAGGCCCCTGACAAAAGCTGAGATTTACCAGTTTGGAAAAGGTTATGACGGAGTTGTAATAGATCCACCTCGCTCTGGCGCATTAGAACAATCAAAAGAGCTGGCTCAATCATCAGTGAAACGGATCGTTTCCGTTTCCTGTAATCCTGCAACTTTTGCCAGAGATCTTAAAGTTCTCACTGATGGAAACTTCAAGATCACCAAAATTGTTCCGGTGGATCAGTTCTTGTATTCTCCTCATGTGGAAGTTGTCGCGCTGCTCGAAAACACAGCGAATTAA
- the dxs gene encoding 1-deoxy-D-xylulose-5-phosphate synthase: MKTPLLDRVNSPADLKCMTNDELKIIAEELRAETINAVSETGGHLGAGLGVVELTVALHHVFNTPDDRLIWDVGHQCYPHKILTERRDRIRTLRQGGGLSGFTKRSESTYDPFGAGHSSTSISAGLGMAVARDLADKQNSVIAVIGDGAMSAGMAYEAMNNAGALNSRLIVILNDNDMSIAPPVGALSASLARLVSGKTYKSLREAAKQVARALPKPLQEKAAKAEEFARGFWTGGTLFEELGFYYVGPVDGHNLDHLLPILRNVRDAKEGPILIHAVTQKGKGYAPAESASNKLHAVAKFDVVTGKQSKPKANAPAYTKVFAQSLIAEAKQDEKIVGITAAMPDGTGLDLFAKEFPNRTFDVGIAEQHAVTFAAGMATEGYKPFCSIYSTFLQRAYDQVIHDVAVQNLPVRFPIDRAGLVGADGATHAGSFDVAYLACIPQFVIMAAGDEAELTHMVATAAAYDEGPIAFRYPRGEGVGIELPQKGTPLEIGRGRIVKEGTRIALLSFGTRLGEALKAAEDLDAAGLSTTVADARFAKPLDIDLITRLAREHDVLVTIEEGSIGGFGTQVLHTLSDLGALDGSLKVRCMTLPDTFQDHDSPQKMYEAARLNAAGIMAKVFEVLGQDASISEQRA, encoded by the coding sequence ATGAAGACCCCCCTCCTTGATCGCGTCAACTCGCCCGCAGACCTGAAATGCATGACGAATGACGAACTGAAGATCATTGCCGAAGAACTGAGAGCAGAAACTATCAACGCTGTTTCGGAAACGGGTGGTCATTTGGGTGCGGGCTTGGGTGTTGTCGAATTAACAGTTGCGCTTCATCACGTTTTTAACACACCGGACGATCGGCTCATTTGGGACGTTGGTCACCAGTGCTACCCACATAAAATCCTGACCGAGCGCCGTGACCGTATCCGTACGCTCAGGCAAGGCGGTGGCCTTTCAGGCTTTACGAAACGCTCTGAAAGTACCTATGACCCATTTGGAGCTGGACACTCCTCAACCTCGATTTCCGCAGGCTTGGGGATGGCAGTTGCTCGGGATCTAGCGGATAAGCAAAATAGTGTCATTGCAGTTATTGGTGATGGTGCCATGTCTGCTGGGATGGCTTATGAAGCCATGAATAATGCCGGGGCTTTGAACTCACGTCTCATCGTCATTCTCAACGATAATGACATGTCAATTGCTCCGCCAGTCGGAGCTCTTTCGGCATCCTTAGCCCGCCTTGTATCGGGCAAGACCTACAAGTCCCTGCGGGAAGCTGCAAAGCAAGTTGCGCGTGCCCTTCCAAAACCTTTACAGGAAAAGGCCGCAAAAGCTGAAGAGTTTGCTCGGGGCTTCTGGACAGGTGGCACTTTATTCGAAGAGCTTGGGTTTTACTATGTTGGCCCTGTTGACGGGCACAACCTCGACCACCTTCTACCGATCCTACGTAATGTGAGAGATGCGAAAGAAGGCCCCATACTCATCCACGCTGTCACCCAGAAAGGCAAAGGGTACGCTCCTGCAGAAAGTGCGAGCAATAAGCTTCATGCGGTTGCCAAGTTTGATGTGGTTACCGGAAAGCAATCCAAACCCAAAGCCAACGCTCCCGCTTATACGAAAGTCTTTGCCCAAAGCCTGATCGCGGAAGCAAAGCAGGATGAAAAAATCGTCGGCATTACTGCTGCCATGCCTGATGGCACCGGGCTGGACCTGTTCGCCAAAGAGTTTCCTAACCGAACATTTGACGTGGGTATCGCCGAGCAACATGCAGTGACCTTTGCTGCCGGAATGGCGACAGAGGGTTACAAACCATTTTGCTCTATCTACTCCACGTTCTTACAACGTGCCTATGACCAAGTCATTCACGATGTTGCAGTTCAAAATCTACCCGTTCGCTTTCCCATTGACCGAGCGGGTCTTGTTGGAGCTGACGGAGCAACTCATGCTGGTTCCTTTGACGTTGCCTATCTCGCATGTATCCCGCAATTCGTCATCATGGCCGCTGGAGATGAAGCGGAACTCACGCACATGGTCGCCACAGCTGCAGCCTATGATGAAGGCCCAATTGCCTTCAGATACCCACGAGGTGAAGGCGTTGGCATTGAACTCCCGCAAAAAGGCACACCACTAGAAATTGGGCGCGGACGAATTGTGAAGGAAGGAACTCGCATAGCGCTGCTTTCTTTTGGTACACGGCTCGGGGAAGCTTTAAAGGCAGCAGAAGACCTTGATGCTGCAGGACTTTCAACAACAGTGGCTGACGCTCGTTTTGCAAAACCACTTGATATTGACCTCATTACCCGCCTCGCTCGCGAGCATGATGTTCTGGTGACAATTGAAGAGGGCTCTATTGGCGGCTTCGGAACACAAGTGCTTCACACCCTATCTGACCTTGGAGCACTTGATGGTTCACTCAAAGTTCGCTGCATGACGTTGCCCGATACATTTCAGGACCATGACAGCCCTCAGAAGATGTACGAGGCAGCGAGACTAAATGCCGCAGGTATTATGGCAAAAGTCTTTGAAGTACTGGGACAGGACGCCTCTATCTCCGAGCAACGCGCTTAA
- a CDS encoding VOC family protein: protein MIPQRLSLVTLGVSDLAKSRQFYEAWGWKVHARSGEDIIFYQLNGMVLGLYPLGELAKDMTVSKDSLGTGMVTLALNFGSEAEVGAAYGTALLAGASALKPPQKVFWGGYSGYVRDLDGHPWELAYNPFWKLEDDGNLTLPPRC from the coding sequence ATGATTCCTCAACGCCTTTCGCTGGTCACATTGGGCGTATCTGATCTTGCTAAGTCTCGTCAGTTTTACGAGGCGTGGGGCTGGAAGGTGCATGCTCGCTCAGGGGAAGATATTATCTTCTACCAATTAAATGGAATGGTGCTTGGCCTCTATCCATTGGGTGAGCTTGCAAAAGATATGACAGTTTCCAAAGATAGCTTAGGGACGGGTATGGTTACACTTGCCCTTAACTTTGGAAGTGAGGCAGAAGTAGGCGCAGCATATGGTACTGCACTTCTGGCCGGTGCGAGCGCTTTGAAACCTCCTCAAAAAGTATTTTGGGGAGGTTATTCAGGTTATGTGAGAGACTTGGATGGGCATCCATGGGAACTGGCCTATAACCCTTTTTGGAAGTTAGAAGATGATGGAAATCTAACTTTACCTCCCCGTTGTTGA
- the aroC gene encoding chorismate synthase: MSHNSFGHMFRVTTWGESHGPALGCVVDGCLPLIPITAEEIQVYLDQRKPGQSKFTTQRREPDQVRILSGVMVDEDGVQKTTGTPISLMIENTDQRSKDYSEIKERYRPGHADYTYDAKYGIRDYRGGGRSSARETAARVAAGAIARKVVASMNIRGALVQMGPHKINRDNWEWAEVYNNPFFCPDKEAAAFFEGYLDSIRKDGSSIGAVIEVVAENVPVGLGAPIYGKLDQDIASAFMSINAVKGVEIGNGFEAASLTGEANADQMRMGADGKPVFLSNQAGGVLGGISSGAPVVARFAVKPTSSILTPRQSVTRSGQEVDVMTKGRHDPCVGIRAVPVGEAMMACVLADHLIRHRGQVGG; the protein is encoded by the coding sequence ATGTCCCATAACAGCTTTGGTCACATGTTTCGCGTAACAACCTGGGGGGAAAGCCACGGCCCAGCCCTCGGTTGTGTGGTTGACGGATGCCTTCCGCTTATTCCAATTACAGCGGAAGAGATTCAGGTTTATTTGGATCAGAGAAAACCGGGACAGTCCAAGTTTACGACACAGCGGCGTGAACCTGATCAAGTTCGGATATTGTCCGGAGTTATGGTCGATGAAGACGGTGTTCAAAAAACCACAGGAACGCCAATTTCCTTGATGATCGAGAATACCGATCAACGGTCCAAGGATTATTCGGAGATTAAAGAACGGTATCGCCCTGGGCATGCTGATTATACCTATGACGCGAAATACGGTATTCGTGATTATCGCGGGGGCGGGCGCTCTTCTGCAAGAGAGACTGCAGCGCGCGTGGCTGCTGGGGCAATTGCCCGTAAGGTAGTGGCCTCAATGAATATTCGCGGTGCATTAGTACAAATGGGGCCACATAAAATTAATCGTGACAATTGGGAGTGGGCGGAAGTTTACAACAACCCGTTTTTTTGTCCAGATAAAGAAGCTGCTGCATTCTTCGAGGGGTATTTGGATAGCATCCGCAAGGATGGATCCTCAATCGGGGCAGTCATTGAAGTTGTCGCCGAAAATGTTCCCGTAGGTTTGGGAGCCCCAATCTACGGGAAATTAGATCAGGATATTGCCTCTGCTTTCATGTCCATTAATGCTGTTAAAGGCGTGGAAATCGGGAACGGTTTTGAGGCTGCCAGCTTAACGGGTGAAGCAAATGCAGACCAGATGCGCATGGGCGCAGACGGGAAACCTGTATTCCTTTCCAATCAGGCGGGGGGAGTTCTAGGTGGCATATCCAGTGGTGCACCCGTTGTGGCCCGCTTTGCGGTCAAGCCTACGTCTTCCATTTTGACACCGCGCCAATCGGTCACCCGTAGTGGTCAGGAAGTTGATGTGATGACCAAAGGGCGCCATGATCCATGTGTTGGAATTAGAGCCGTTCCTGTTGGTGAGGCGATGATGGCGTGTGTGCTGGCGGATCACCTAATTCGCCACAGAGGCCAAGTCGGCGGATGA
- the fabI gene encoding enoyl-ACP reductase FabI → MAEAKGLMEGKRGLIMGLANNRSIAWGIAKALHNAGAEIALTYQGEALKKRVEPLADQLDGFVAGHCDVTDGESIDAVFKAVEEKWGKIDFLVHAIAFADKDELVGRYVDTSEENFNKSLNISCYSLAAVARRAEKLMTDGGSMVTLSYYGAEKVMPNYNVMGVAKAALEASVKYLAVDLGPKKIRVNSISAGPIKTLAASGIGDFRYILKWNEYNAPLRETVSIDDVGNSALYLLSDLSRSVTGENHHVDSGYHVVGMKAVDAPDISVVKD, encoded by the coding sequence ATGGCAGAAGCGAAAGGGTTAATGGAGGGTAAGCGCGGTCTTATTATGGGGCTTGCCAATAACCGTTCTATCGCTTGGGGTATCGCCAAGGCTCTGCACAATGCTGGAGCCGAAATTGCACTCACTTATCAAGGCGAAGCGTTGAAGAAACGCGTGGAGCCATTGGCTGACCAGCTGGATGGTTTTGTAGCCGGCCACTGCGATGTGACAGATGGGGAATCCATCGACGCTGTTTTTAAGGCAGTTGAAGAAAAGTGGGGCAAGATTGACTTCTTGGTTCATGCAATTGCTTTTGCTGATAAAGACGAACTGGTCGGGCGCTATGTAGATACGAGCGAAGAGAACTTTAATAAGTCTTTGAATATCTCTTGCTATTCTCTGGCAGCGGTTGCCCGGCGGGCTGAGAAACTGATGACCGATGGTGGGTCGATGGTTACTCTGTCCTATTATGGGGCAGAAAAGGTAATGCCAAATTATAATGTTATGGGTGTTGCCAAAGCTGCTTTAGAAGCTTCTGTGAAGTACCTTGCTGTGGATCTTGGGCCAAAGAAAATCCGTGTGAACTCTATCTCCGCGGGCCCAATTAAAACACTGGCAGCTTCTGGAATTGGTGACTTCCGCTATATTTTGAAGTGGAACGAGTACAACGCACCTCTTCGCGAGACAGTAAGCATTGATGATGTCGGAAACTCCGCTCTTTATCTTCTTTCAGACCTTAGTCGTTCAGTGACTGGAGAAAACCACCACGTTGATAGCGGGTATCATGTTGTTGGTATGAAGGCGGTAGATGCTCCAGATATTTCAGTCGTTAAAGACTAA
- a CDS encoding copper chaperone PCu(A)C: protein MKFSRTFFLATALCLAPLSVSAQPIVTGDLTLSSPWTRATPPNAKGAGAFIKITNSGQSEDKLISVESNVAKRTEVHEMKVVDGIMKMRPVENGIVIPEGQTLELKPGSYHVMFMGLKQPFKMGEEVQVQFNFEKAKPVTVNFPVEKIGAKAPSSMNHHSN, encoded by the coding sequence ATGAAGTTTTCTAGAACATTTTTTTTAGCCACAGCCCTTTGCCTTGCTCCACTAAGCGTTTCTGCGCAACCCATTGTAACTGGAGACCTTACGCTTTCTTCTCCTTGGACGCGCGCAACACCACCAAACGCAAAAGGAGCTGGCGCATTCATTAAAATAACAAACTCGGGTCAATCGGAGGATAAACTGATCTCCGTTGAATCAAATGTCGCAAAGCGAACAGAAGTCCATGAGATGAAAGTAGTCGACGGAATTATGAAAATGCGTCCCGTTGAAAATGGAATCGTCATTCCGGAGGGGCAAACTCTGGAGCTGAAACCCGGAAGTTATCACGTTATGTTCATGGGTCTCAAACAGCCATTTAAAATGGGTGAAGAGGTTCAAGTCCAGTTCAACTTTGAAAAAGCCAAGCCGGTAACGGTCAACTTCCCAGTTGAAAAAATTGGCGCTAAAGCCCCAAGCTCTATGAATCACCACTCGAACTAA
- a CDS encoding TlyA family RNA methyltransferase, translating to MRLDNHLVAKGAFETRARARDAIVRGTVQINGKTVTKPGQKVLSNSTISFDDPAAGYVSRAALKLKEGLNYFDLSPKDLICLDIGASTGGFTQVLLEHRAAKVHAIDVGHGQLHKKIIEDTRVYPRDGLNARHLCLEDLQNDTPQFLVSDVSFISLKIALPPALDLAASGAKGIFLIKPQFEAGRENINKGGLVGEEQAALVCKDLQSWFDALENWSVIGVCPSPIKGGDGNTEFLIAAQKI from the coding sequence ATGAGACTTGATAACCATTTAGTCGCCAAGGGGGCATTTGAAACAAGAGCACGTGCTCGGGACGCAATTGTTCGAGGAACTGTCCAAATTAATGGAAAAACCGTTACCAAACCTGGACAGAAGGTGCTTTCGAATAGCACTATCAGCTTCGACGACCCGGCAGCAGGGTACGTTTCTCGTGCAGCTTTAAAGCTGAAAGAAGGGCTGAACTATTTCGATCTCAGTCCCAAAGATCTGATTTGTCTGGATATAGGTGCTTCCACAGGCGGTTTCACCCAAGTTCTGTTAGAACACAGGGCTGCAAAGGTTCATGCAATTGATGTAGGTCACGGCCAACTCCACAAGAAGATAATTGAGGATACAAGGGTTTACCCTAGAGATGGACTAAACGCCCGTCACCTGTGCCTTGAAGACCTGCAAAACGATACCCCCCAGTTTCTAGTATCCGATGTTAGTTTTATATCTTTGAAAATCGCGCTCCCCCCTGCCCTAGATCTTGCCGCTTCCGGGGCAAAAGGGATATTTCTTATCAAACCCCAATTTGAAGCTGGCAGGGAAAATATTAATAAGGGCGGTTTGGTCGGGGAAGAACAAGCTGCGCTGGTATGCAAGGATCTGCAAAGCTGGTTTGATGCGCTCGAAAACTGGTCAGTCATTGGAGTTTGTCCATCACCCATTAAGGGCGGGGACGGAAACACTGAATTTTTGATTGCAGCTCAAAAAATCTGA
- a CDS encoding FAD-binding oxidoreductase: MTSKLPLETFQKLLGEKNVLLNEADKAPYLVEWRDKFKGSTPMVLRPGSTHEVSEALKLANKEGLKIVPQGGNTGLVGGQTPKFCGSELVLSLSRLNKIRSIDPDGYTVTVDAGVTLQALHDAVEQHDRLFPLTLGSQGSCQIGGNISTNAGGTAVLSYGNTRDLVLGLEVVLANGEIWEGLRTLRKDNTGYDLKQLFIGSEGTLGVITAATLKLFPRPISTEVALCAMDSPAAALQLFTLARSQAGSMLTGFEIMPQTGLQFAIKHLEGARSPFTQEHNWYVLLELSAGSKTIDLSSATENLFSQAFDLNILSDAVLAQNSTQAQSFWRLRHGMSEVQKHEGGSIKHDVSVPVAKIPEFLEEAIAAVKSYIPDARPVPFGHMGDGNIHFNISQPAGADKAEFLSQWDKVNEIVHGIVIKYNGSISAEHGIGRLKRDLLPKVKSTVEMNLMHTIKSALDPKNTLNPDRVLSADRL, from the coding sequence ATGACCTCTAAACTCCCTCTGGAAACCTTCCAGAAACTACTTGGAGAAAAGAATGTTCTGCTGAATGAAGCAGACAAAGCACCCTACCTTGTGGAGTGGCGGGATAAATTCAAAGGCAGCACACCAATGGTCCTCCGGCCAGGAAGTACTCATGAAGTCAGTGAGGCTTTGAAACTGGCAAATAAGGAGGGTCTAAAAATTGTACCACAAGGAGGCAACACAGGCCTTGTTGGCGGACAAACCCCAAAATTCTGCGGATCAGAGCTGGTTCTTTCCCTATCCCGACTCAATAAAATCCGTTCTATAGATCCAGATGGATATACAGTTACTGTGGATGCCGGAGTAACTCTGCAGGCTCTTCACGATGCTGTTGAACAGCACGACAGACTGTTTCCACTAACCCTTGGCTCACAGGGGTCCTGCCAAATTGGAGGGAACATTTCTACGAATGCTGGAGGGACCGCGGTTCTTTCATACGGCAATACCCGGGACCTTGTTTTGGGGTTAGAAGTCGTTCTTGCAAACGGGGAAATCTGGGAGGGGCTGCGTACCTTACGAAAGGACAATACTGGTTACGATTTGAAACAATTATTCATTGGATCAGAAGGTACTCTCGGGGTCATCACTGCTGCCACATTGAAATTATTCCCTAGGCCCATATCGACCGAGGTCGCTCTTTGCGCAATGGATTCGCCCGCCGCTGCGCTCCAATTATTTACGCTTGCCCGTTCCCAAGCCGGTTCCATGCTGACTGGGTTTGAAATTATGCCCCAAACAGGCCTTCAATTTGCGATAAAGCACTTGGAAGGCGCTCGCTCACCATTTACGCAAGAGCATAACTGGTACGTCCTGCTGGAGCTTTCCGCAGGCTCCAAGACAATTGATCTTTCAAGCGCTACAGAAAACTTGTTCTCCCAAGCTTTCGACCTGAATATTTTATCTGACGCCGTACTTGCCCAAAATAGCACTCAAGCCCAGAGTTTTTGGAGATTACGTCATGGCATGTCAGAGGTACAAAAACATGAAGGCGGATCAATCAAACATGATGTCTCCGTACCTGTAGCAAAAATTCCAGAGTTCCTTGAAGAAGCGATTGCAGCAGTTAAATCTTATATTCCCGATGCTCGCCCGGTTCCCTTCGGCCACATGGGAGATGGCAACATTCACTTCAACATTTCCCAACCAGCAGGGGCTGACAAAGCGGAGTTTCTCTCCCAATGGGATAAAGTGAATGAAATTGTTCATGGCATAGTAATCAAGTACAACGGCTCCATCTCAGCAGAACATGGCATTGGACGTCTGAAACGCGACCTTCTACCAAAAGTAAAAAGTACCGTTGAAATGAACCTGATGCATACAATAAAATCTGCCTTGGATCCTAAGAATACGCTTAACCCAGATAGGGTCCTGTCCGCTGATCGACTATGA